In Nostoc sphaeroides, the genomic window CTGGGTGTGTGGAACATTTTGGATGTACGGGAAAGCAGTTAATTCAAGTTGGCACTTTGAGTAAAGCTTTAGGTAGTTTAGGCGGGTATGTAGCAGGAAGTAGCACTTTAATTGATTTTTTGCAAAACCGCGCCCCCACTTGGATTTACACAACTGGGCTTTCACCGGCTGACACGGCGGCGGCTTTAGCAGCCATCAAGATAGTGCAACAAGAACCGCAACGCCGTGCCCAATTATGGCAAAATGTACATCACTTAAAAAATTTGCTGCAAGAACAGTTACCTAATTTAAAATTATTACCTTCGGAATCACCTATATTATGTTTTCAATTGTCCAGTGCAACAGATGCACTCATTGCTGGAAAACAGCTAAGAGATGCTGGCATTTTTGCCCCAGCAATTCGTCCCCCCACAGTCCCCACAAGTCGGATTAGAATATCTTTAATGGCAACTCATGAAGCAGCACATATTGAAAAATTGGTAACAGTGCTAAAGGATATAAATTAAAACGAATTTTATTAGATCACACTGGTAGTAGTCTGTCCCATTAAATATGATGGGTTGTAGAGACGCGCCATGGCGCGTCTCTACAGGGTTTTGGTAACAAACTAATCAATCAGAATTTTTGGGACAGACCACTAGGGTTAGGCATTAATTGAAGATAGTTTTATTGATGCCGAACTAATTATCTAGGCATTGCGCCCCTACGTTCGCTAAACCCTACGAAAGATGTCGTTAAAAAAATTGACTGTTATGTTCCCGGACGATCGCGAATATGATCGGGTATATGATGGCGATCGCCTAATATTTCTAACAAAGGCCCATGAACATCAAATTTAACCATACTTACCGACGCGACCAAAATATTCACCCGATAGCGATAGCGTCCTAAATCAATTCCCAGTAAACTGCAAAGCATAATCCGAATCGTAGCTTTATGGGAAACTACTAAAACATTACCTTGGTGATGTTTTTCTTGAATTTCAGCAATTACAGGCATAGAACGGTTAGCAATATCTACCGCAGTTTCTCCACCAATGGGTGCATTCCAAGCCGGTTCTGTCAACCATTTTACATAGTTTTGGGCGTAATTCTCTTGGGCAAACGATTTACTCTTCCCTTCCCACTCGCCGTAACTACCTTCTCTAAGTCCGTCACGCAACTGCATATCCATACCGATAGCATCACAAAATGGCTTGGCAGTTGCAACTGTGCGCTTCATCGGGCTAGCATAAACCGCCTCCCACTTCAATTGTTGATAAACATCGGCAAAACCGGATGCCATCTGCATCCCCTCTGTCGTCAATTCCGCATCAGTTTCACCGCAGAAATTACCACTTTGACTAAAAGTAGTTTCTCCATGTCGCAGAAAATATAAATTGAGTGTCATAGCTTGTATGGCGATTGGGATAAAAGAGTTTGTGCAAAAATAAAATACCATCAATCTCGCAATCGAGTCTGTGACAGGAGGACAAAGTAATCAACTAAAAAAGTCAATTAATCATAAACTTTTGATTTTGTTGACAAAAGTAGCGGTTTCAATTATTTATTTTGACATTTATTATAAACTTGGGTAACAGTATTTCTTGGAATTAGATATAGAAAATCTGACTTTTCACGATATCTAAAAAACCTCACTTCTATTTGTCTCATCCTTTAAGGAGAGATACTTTGAATTTTCCCCCTTCCCTTGTAGGGAAGGGGGTTAGGTCAATGGTTAGCTTTTCCACATAACGTGAAAAGTAAGATATAAAATTAGTAATAAGTTCTGGCTTTACATACTATATTATCGCCTAATTAACCTCTCACAAAAGAGGTTTTTTAAATAAATAAAAATCTATCTGGAGATAAATTACTAAAAATTACAAACTAGCTTAGGGTGTATAGAGCCTTTGCAATAAGTATTGGTTATTCCAAAACATTTTCATGCCCCATATTCGTTATTCCCACTTACTGCGTTATGGCATTGCTGTATTAATTGTCACACTCGCATTAGTGCTAATGTTAATGTTAGACCCTTGGTTAACCATGAGTGGAACTCCTTTCATGCTGTTTTTTAGCGCTGTAATGGTGAGTGCTTGGTATGGTGGTTTGAAATCAGGGCTGTTAGCTATCGGCTTGTCTGCGTTAGTGATCGATTACTTCTTTCTACCCCCAGCTTATGATTTAAGTTTTGACTTATCAAATTTTCTGCAAATTGGGTTGTTTGCATTACAAGGATTGCTCTTTAGTATTTTATGTGAGGGATTAAAGTCTGCTAAAAAAGCACTGCGCGAAAGCGAAGCAAAGTTTTGCAGTGTGGTTGAGTCAAATATGATTGGTATTGGCTTCTGGCACAGAGACGGCAGGATTACAGATGCTAACGATGCCTTGCTGAATATGGTGGGTTATACCCGTGAAGAATTATTTGCCGGAAAACTTCGTTGGCAAGACCTAACTCCTAAAGAATACCTACCACTCGATAAGCAAGCACTAACTCAATTTCAAGACAAATTATTTTGCACCCCCTTTGAAAAAGAATATATTCGTAAAGACGGTTCCCGCTTCCCAATTTTGGCGGGTGGTAGCCACTTTGAAGAGACTGTAGATCGAGGAGCTTTTTTTGTTCTTGATATTACAGAGCGTAAACAGGCTGAAGAAAGACTCCGCTATATTGCTCAAGTTAGTAGTGTACTCTCTACTTCGCTAGATTATGAAGAAACTTTAGAACAAATCGCCAAAATCTCAGTTCCTCAGCTAGCTGATTGGTGTAGCGTTGATATTTTAAATGAAGATGGTTCTATTCGCCGCCTACCAATTGCCCATGCAGACCCATCTAAAGCGGAGTTGGCGCGTAAACTTCAGGAGTATGCCACAGATTATAAGGGT contains:
- a CDS encoding histidine phosphatase family protein, which produces MTLNLYFLRHGETTFSQSGNFCGETDAELTTEGMQMASGFADVYQQLKWEAVYASPMKRTVATAKPFCDAIGMDMQLRDGLREGSYGEWEGKSKSFAQENYAQNYVKWLTEPAWNAPIGGETAVDIANRSMPVIAEIQEKHHQGNVLVVSHKATIRIMLCSLLGIDLGRYRYRVNILVASVSMVKFDVHGPLLEILGDRHHIPDHIRDRPGT